One Sagittula stellata E-37 genomic window carries:
- a CDS encoding VCBS domain-containing protein, which translates to MTDNLDGMFTYSANGAFEHLAIGQQATDTFTYAVDDGSGGVDTEVVTITVEGANDAPRNLTTPDTDAETLAETGVPLTVSSSLTFSDVDISDSVTAAVTGFTASGATAVLAGIPSGDLLGMLTLDTPNVLSGVENLARRRWTFDSGTTIFTGLSLGESLVLTYTVTATDVRGAEATHDIDITIEGRNNVPTISIDPALPFLEQSDAAAQVLSQSGTLTFDNVDLGDTIDVTYSINGAPIWSGDTLTAAQATALAEGFSTGATGATTPGTIPWTYDATLDLDFLGAGETITFSYRIVVDDFGGSLASDIVTFTITGTNDAPVLVADRNGNDLVTEAGTLNPGDPSATGKLLINDSDADAHDTLPLSSVDGSAANIGTAVAGTYGSLLVDAAGNWTYTLDDADADTEALADPFGAPGQTMTVAGTNGGVFTVRTDGAYSFDTNGAFDALAVGEFVNTSITYTVTDSNGGTDTAEINVAVRGRNDQPVTAADENGGDAVVEAGVATTGYALANGNVLANDTDPDTSHVLRVLPVNADDTNVGAAVAGLYGSVVIEANGDWTYTLDDLNPATNALAEGQVVTETFNYVVNDGLFAADIGTLTNTITGSNDAPVAADSIQLGTEDGSVVDRLLSSDPDSAGPLTHVVESGPSHGSVSMNADGSYTYTPDANWSGTGSFQYRATDGLGAFDVGTEIVQIEAVADVPTVSLAPPGTATYGFAGSGTDQPVSTAATDGDTAEAVAALEGGGYVVAWQSFGQDGSRHQPARTRIRSDRRTRRR; encoded by the coding sequence GTGACCGACAACCTGGACGGCATGTTCACCTATTCCGCCAACGGTGCGTTCGAGCATCTGGCGATTGGCCAGCAGGCAACCGACACCTTCACCTATGCGGTGGATGACGGCAGTGGCGGCGTCGATACGGAGGTGGTGACAATCACCGTCGAAGGCGCCAACGATGCGCCCCGGAATCTGACCACGCCCGATACCGATGCCGAGACGCTGGCAGAGACCGGCGTGCCGCTGACGGTGTCCTCTTCCCTCACCTTCTCGGACGTGGACATCAGCGACTCCGTAACGGCTGCGGTGACCGGGTTCACCGCTTCCGGCGCGACGGCGGTGCTGGCGGGGATTCCGTCTGGCGACCTCCTCGGGATGCTCACGCTGGACACCCCGAACGTGCTGAGTGGCGTCGAGAACCTCGCGCGGCGCAGATGGACCTTCGACAGCGGCACCACGATTTTCACCGGGCTGTCGCTGGGCGAAAGCCTTGTGCTGACCTATACGGTCACGGCGACGGATGTACGTGGCGCGGAGGCGACGCACGACATCGACATCACCATCGAAGGCCGTAACAACGTGCCGACGATCAGCATAGACCCCGCCCTGCCCTTCCTGGAGCAATCTGACGCCGCCGCGCAGGTGCTGTCACAGTCCGGCACGCTGACCTTCGACAATGTGGATCTGGGCGACACCATAGACGTCACCTACTCGATCAACGGTGCCCCGATCTGGTCCGGGGACACCCTGACCGCCGCGCAGGCAACGGCGCTGGCAGAGGGCTTTTCGACCGGCGCGACCGGGGCCACCACGCCCGGCACGATCCCGTGGACCTACGACGCGACGCTCGACCTCGACTTCCTCGGTGCGGGAGAGACGATCACCTTCTCGTACCGGATCGTGGTGGACGACTTCGGTGGGTCGTTGGCCTCGGACATCGTCACCTTTACCATAACGGGCACGAACGACGCGCCGGTGCTGGTGGCGGACCGGAACGGCAACGATCTGGTGACGGAGGCCGGGACCCTCAACCCCGGCGACCCGAGCGCCACGGGCAAGCTGCTTATCAACGACAGCGACGCGGACGCCCACGACACACTGCCCCTGTCTTCGGTGGATGGATCGGCGGCCAACATCGGCACGGCGGTTGCCGGCACATACGGCAGCCTGCTTGTCGATGCGGCGGGCAACTGGACGTACACACTGGACGACGCCGACGCCGATACGGAGGCGCTGGCCGATCCGTTTGGCGCACCCGGGCAGACGATGACCGTCGCCGGGACCAACGGCGGCGTCTTTACCGTCAGGACCGACGGCGCCTACAGCTTCGACACGAACGGCGCATTCGACGCCCTCGCCGTCGGAGAATTCGTCAACACCAGCATCACCTACACGGTGACGGACAGCAACGGCGGCACCGACACGGCGGAGATCAACGTGGCGGTGCGCGGTAGGAACGATCAGCCGGTGACCGCGGCTGACGAAAATGGCGGCGATGCTGTGGTCGAGGCGGGCGTAGCGACGACAGGCTATGCTTTGGCCAACGGCAACGTGCTGGCCAACGACACCGATCCGGACACCTCGCACGTGCTGCGCGTCCTTCCGGTGAACGCAGACGACACCAACGTCGGCGCGGCGGTCGCGGGGCTGTATGGCTCCGTGGTGATCGAGGCGAACGGCGACTGGACCTACACGCTGGACGACCTCAACCCGGCGACAAACGCGTTGGCCGAGGGTCAGGTCGTCACGGAGACCTTCAACTACGTCGTGAACGACGGTCTGTTCGCTGCCGATATCGGCACGCTGACGAACACCATCACCGGGTCGAACGACGCGCCTGTTGCGGCGGACAGCATCCAGCTTGGCACCGAAGACGGCAGTGTCGTCGACAGGCTGTTGTCTTCGGACCCGGATTCGGCGGGACCTCTGACCCATGTTGTGGAGAGCGGACCGTCTCACGGCAGCGTTTCGATGAATGCGGACGGGAGCTACACCTACACCCCGGATGCGAACTGGTCCGGCACCGGCAGCTTCCAGTACCGGGCGACGGACGGCCTTGGCGCCTTCGATGTCGGAACCGAGATCGTCCAGATCGAGGCGGTCGCAGACGTGCCGACCGTCTCCCTGGCGCCGCCGGGGACGGCCACCTACGGCTTTGCGGGCAGCGGGACCGACCAGCCGGTGTCCACCGCGGCGACCGATGGCGACACGGCAGAGGCGGTGGCGGCACTGGAAGGCGGCGGCTATGTCGTCGCCTGGCAGAGCTTCGGCCAGGACGGCAGCCGGCACCAGCCTGCACGCACAAGGATACGATCTGACAGGCGCACGCGTCGGCGGTGA
- a CDS encoding L-serine ammonia-lyase: MFLSVFDMFKVGVGPSSSHTMGPMVAGARFLDRLRRAPFSAHGLKAHLYGSLAFTGVGHATDRATVLGLAGFAPQTYDHEAAEAALARIRDTGTVTPKGLPEMRFDMTSDLRFDFGPALPGHANGMVLEALDAQGDVILQETYYSVGGGFVLTADELAAGKDTDKGPPVPYPFKSAAEMLEMADRSGKSIAEMKRANEVSRGGADNLDRGLARIWEVMNRCIDLGMEGEGILPGGLGVKRRARRIHEQLVAERGVNQAAPHVCNDWMSVYAMAVNEQNAAGGQVVTAPTNGAAGVVPAVIRYWLDHVPGATWARIPDFLLTAAAIGGLVKYNASISGAEAGCQAEVGSAAAMAAAGLAAVMGGTPAQIENAAEIALEHHLGMTCDPVKGLVQVPCIERNGLGAIKAVSAASLAIRGDGTHLVPLDAVIETMRQTGQDMHEKYKETSLGGLAVNVPNC; encoded by the coding sequence ATGTTCCTGTCAGTCTTCGACATGTTCAAGGTGGGGGTCGGACCGTCCTCATCGCATACCATGGGGCCGATGGTGGCCGGAGCGCGTTTCCTCGACCGGCTGCGGCGGGCACCGTTCAGTGCACACGGTCTGAAAGCGCACCTCTATGGCTCTCTCGCCTTCACCGGCGTGGGCCACGCCACCGACCGGGCGACGGTTCTGGGGCTCGCCGGCTTTGCGCCGCAGACCTATGACCACGAGGCCGCCGAAGCCGCGCTGGCCCGCATCCGCGACACCGGGACGGTGACCCCCAAGGGATTGCCGGAAATGCGCTTCGACATGACAAGCGACCTGCGGTTCGATTTCGGCCCTGCCCTGCCGGGCCACGCCAATGGCATGGTGCTGGAGGCGCTGGACGCCCAGGGCGACGTGATCCTGCAAGAAACCTACTACTCGGTGGGCGGCGGGTTCGTATTGACCGCCGACGAACTGGCGGCGGGCAAGGACACCGACAAGGGCCCTCCGGTGCCTTACCCCTTCAAGTCGGCCGCCGAGATGCTGGAGATGGCGGACCGCTCGGGCAAGTCCATCGCCGAAATGAAGCGCGCCAACGAGGTGTCGCGCGGCGGGGCGGACAACCTCGACCGCGGCCTCGCCCGGATCTGGGAAGTCATGAACCGCTGCATCGACCTTGGGATGGAGGGCGAAGGCATCCTGCCCGGAGGCTTGGGTGTCAAGCGGCGCGCACGGCGCATCCACGAGCAGCTGGTGGCCGAACGCGGCGTGAACCAGGCCGCGCCACACGTCTGCAACGACTGGATGAGCGTTTACGCCATGGCGGTCAACGAACAGAACGCCGCCGGCGGACAGGTGGTAACGGCGCCGACGAATGGCGCGGCGGGCGTCGTGCCCGCGGTGATCCGCTACTGGCTGGACCACGTGCCGGGCGCGACCTGGGCCCGCATCCCGGACTTCCTGCTGACCGCCGCCGCCATCGGCGGGCTGGTCAAGTACAACGCCTCGATCTCAGGCGCCGAAGCGGGCTGCCAGGCAGAGGTCGGCAGCGCCGCCGCCATGGCCGCCGCGGGCCTCGCCGCCGTGATGGGCGGCACGCCCGCGCAGATCGAGAACGCCGCCGAAATCGCGCTTGAACATCACCTCGGCATGACCTGCGACCCGGTCAAGGGACTTGTGCAGGTGCCCTGCATCGAACGTAATGGACTTGGCGCCATCAAGGCCGTCTCGGCGGCATCCCTTGCCATCCGCGGAGACGGAACACACCTCGTTCCATTGGACGCGGTCATAGAAACCATGCGCCAGACCGGTCAGGACATGCACGAAAAGTACAAGGAAACCTCGCTTGGCGGTCTCGCAGTCAACGTGCCGAACTGCTGA
- a CDS encoding calcium-binding protein, which produces MAYAAGYTPWDPAFRQAEYYFDTQYTVDGPDALKLMLFITDGNPATTQQWAQPLASLLNDTFTTTIETSGTTAGTYCPQPAFTLPHAVDLQAFGIGSNLNLQLLSQTDSDGVATQVTDFADLSAALSGAGLFPATLIALDVTLGADGVDLGTIANETNPAVVADTLEVDLALADVAGIETRLGDRNEFAVTASFDLDGDTGTTFDQITLSSFELIGLADDSVTRTGTSGNDLQMGSAGDDSIDGDGGHDLILTRAGADTVIGSTGDDRLSGTADGDSFVFRAGDGQDTILDYDATEDEIVFDGLVFGDLTVADIGTGDVTITYTGGVLTVESASATDFIEPECVFV; this is translated from the coding sequence ATGGCTTATGCCGCCGGGTACACGCCATGGGACCCCGCGTTCCGGCAGGCTGAATACTACTTCGACACGCAATACACGGTGGATGGCCCGGATGCGCTGAAACTGATGCTCTTCATCACCGACGGCAACCCGGCGACCACGCAGCAATGGGCGCAACCGCTGGCCAGCCTGCTGAACGACACCTTCACCACGACCATCGAGACTTCGGGCACAACGGCGGGGACATACTGCCCGCAACCGGCCTTTACCCTGCCCCACGCGGTCGACCTGCAGGCGTTCGGCATCGGCAGCAACCTGAACCTCCAACTGTTGAGCCAGACCGACAGCGACGGCGTCGCGACGCAGGTCACCGACTTCGCCGACCTCAGTGCCGCGCTGTCCGGGGCGGGACTGTTCCCGGCGACACTGATCGCGCTCGACGTGACGCTGGGGGCGGACGGCGTCGATCTGGGCACCATCGCGAACGAGACCAACCCGGCGGTGGTCGCAGACACGCTGGAGGTCGATCTGGCGCTGGCCGACGTGGCGGGGATCGAGACCCGGCTGGGCGACCGGAACGAATTCGCGGTGACCGCGTCCTTCGACCTGGACGGCGACACCGGCACGACCTTTGACCAAATCACGCTGTCGTCGTTCGAGCTGATCGGACTGGCGGACGACAGCGTGACGCGGACCGGGACCTCGGGCAACGACCTGCAGATGGGCAGCGCCGGCGACGATTCCATCGACGGGGACGGCGGCCACGACCTGATCCTGACGCGTGCCGGCGCCGACACGGTGATCGGCAGCACCGGCGACGACCGGCTGAGCGGCACCGCGGACGGCGACAGTTTCGTCTTCCGGGCGGGAGACGGTCAGGACACGATCCTCGACTACGACGCTACGGAAGACGAGATCGTCTTTGACGGCCTTGTGTTCGGCGATTTGACCGTCGCGGATATCGGCACGGGTGACGTGACCATCACCTACACAGGCGGTGTCCTCACGGTGGAGAGCGCCTCGGCCACGGACTTCATCGAACCGGAGTGCGTCTTCGTCTGA
- a CDS encoding glutathione S-transferase family protein, which yields MSYVLHHAPDNASLIVRLALEELGVPYETRLVDRATRAQESAAYRRVNPAGLIPALETSDGVLFETAAILLWLADRHGRLAPAPCDAGRGDVLKWLVFVSNTVHTGLRMTFYPEKYVGPDPQAQAALLSTLRGPGETAMTLPRALALLDGFVATRDPDRAPDVLDLYVTVLLRWCALYPQGDTGWFRLGALPALEAMAQRLETRPSLRKAALAEGLGPTPFSNPRPAQPPEGSAL from the coding sequence ATGAGTTACGTGCTGCACCATGCCCCCGACAATGCCTCGCTGATCGTCAGGTTGGCGCTGGAAGAGCTTGGCGTGCCCTACGAAACCCGGCTGGTCGATCGCGCCACGCGCGCGCAGGAAAGCGCGGCCTACAGACGGGTGAACCCGGCGGGCCTGATCCCCGCGCTCGAAACTTCTGATGGCGTGCTGTTCGAGACGGCGGCCATCCTGCTGTGGCTGGCGGACCGGCACGGGCGTCTGGCACCGGCGCCCTGCGATGCCGGGCGCGGCGATGTCCTGAAATGGCTGGTCTTTGTGTCGAACACCGTGCACACCGGGCTGCGGATGACCTTCTACCCGGAGAAATACGTGGGGCCGGATCCGCAAGCGCAGGCCGCGCTTCTTTCCACCCTGCGCGGTCCGGGTGAGACGGCCATGACCCTGCCCCGCGCTCTGGCTCTGCTCGACGGTTTTGTCGCCACACGTGACCCGGACCGCGCACCCGATGTGCTCGACCTCTACGTCACGGTACTGCTGCGCTGGTGCGCGCTTTATCCGCAAGGCGACACCGGCTGGTTCCGGCTCGGGGCTTTGCCCGCGCTCGAAGCCATGGCGCAAAGGCTGGAAACCCGGCCGTCGCTACGGAAGGCCGCATTGGCCGAGGGGTTGGGACCGACCCCGTTCAGCAATCCGCGTCCCGCACAGCCACCGGAAGGGAGTGCGCTCTGA
- a CDS encoding helix-turn-helix domain-containing protein, with product MKSELTVRLAARLSALRAARGWTLDQLAAASGVSRAALSRLENAEVSPSADVLYRLSAAHEMTLSRLMSLMEDGFAAQVRRDDQALWRDGETGLSRRIVSPAAPALAGEVIECKITPGTHWVQEAPEVPGQEHHLVMLTGYMHAVVDGEAHYLAPGDTLRYREHGETRFVTAKGQGAKFMMCRISG from the coding sequence ATGAAGAGCGAACTGACAGTTCGCCTCGCTGCGCGTTTGTCTGCCCTGCGCGCGGCGCGCGGCTGGACACTTGACCAGTTGGCGGCGGCCAGCGGCGTTTCGCGCGCGGCGCTCTCCCGCCTCGAGAACGCCGAGGTCAGCCCCTCCGCCGACGTACTCTACCGGCTCTCCGCCGCCCACGAGATGACGCTTTCTCGCCTGATGTCGCTGATGGAGGATGGCTTTGCTGCACAGGTTCGCCGCGACGACCAGGCGCTGTGGCGCGACGGCGAGACGGGTCTCTCCCGCCGGATCGTATCGCCCGCAGCACCCGCGCTCGCAGGCGAGGTGATCGAATGCAAGATCACTCCCGGCACCCACTGGGTGCAGGAAGCTCCCGAAGTCCCGGGCCAGGAACACCACCTCGTCATGCTCACCGGATACATGCACGCGGTGGTCGACGGCGAAGCTCACTATCTTGCCCCGGGCGACACGTTACGTTACCGGGAGCATGGCGAGACGCGTTTCGTCACCGCCAAAGGCCAGGGTGCGAAATTCATGATGTGCCGGATCAGCGGCTAA
- a CDS encoding VCBS domain-containing protein, whose translation MISASDQAVSESGTFAVPIEIVDFDGDGIAIDSVSATGGLIDATLVEGATRHCATGVLYDLTFDTGGAFEGLALGEDAVVVVTVFVDDGRGGLIAREVKITLTGENDTPTLDPVAIAAEETGGRVSVDLADYADDIDSDDDGTTLSYAITLAPAEGVASVSGTEVTATDRHGASAVNTVTVTVTGTNDAPSAKALSGAVDESRPAGAGQQRPDHRHCGLHGCGRARQPYVQRGHHRARLAL comes from the coding sequence GTGATCTCGGCATCGGACCAGGCGGTGTCCGAGAGCGGGACGTTCGCCGTCCCGATCGAGATCGTGGATTTCGACGGCGACGGGATCGCCATCGATTCCGTCTCGGCCACGGGCGGTTTGATCGACGCGACGCTGGTGGAAGGCGCCACGCGCCACTGTGCCACCGGGGTCCTGTATGACCTGACGTTCGACACCGGCGGAGCATTCGAAGGGCTGGCCCTTGGCGAGGATGCCGTGGTGGTGGTGACGGTTTTCGTGGACGATGGCCGTGGTGGCCTGATCGCCCGCGAGGTGAAGATCACGCTCACCGGAGAGAACGACACCCCCACGCTGGACCCGGTGGCCATCGCGGCGGAGGAGACAGGCGGACGGGTGAGCGTCGACCTGGCCGATTACGCAGACGACATCGACAGCGACGACGACGGCACCACTCTGAGCTATGCCATCACCCTGGCCCCCGCCGAAGGCGTCGCCTCGGTCTCGGGAACGGAGGTGACGGCGACCGACCGGCACGGCGCATCGGCGGTGAACACGGTGACCGTGACGGTCACGGGCACCAACGACGCGCCGAGCGCCAAGGCGCTGTCGGGGGCCGTGGACGAAAGCCGACCCGCAGGTGCCGGGCAGCAGCGACCAGATCACCGTCACTGCGGCCTTCACGGATGTGGACGCGCTCGACAGCCATACGTTCAGCGTGGACACCACCGGGCACGCTTGGCCTTGTGA
- a CDS encoding calcium-binding protein, giving the protein MGDDDVRGGSGDDGIDAGAGDKDVRAATGDNTVVSGDGNDEVRSGWGDDSISTGDGDDAIRSGDGGAGDDFIEVGHGDNPIRGGAGDDTIVGSTGFDTAVYDGSVLDFDI; this is encoded by the coding sequence ATGGGCGACGACGACGTCAGAGGCGGGTCGGGCGACGACGGCATCGACGCCGGGGCCGGCGACAAAGACGTCCGCGCGGCAACGGGCGACAACACCGTGGTGTCGGGCGACGGCAACGACGAAGTGCGAAGCGGCTGGGGCGACGACAGCATCTCGACAGGGGATGGTGACGACGCGATCCGGTCGGGCGACGGCGGTGCCGGTGACGATTTCATCGAGGTGGGGCATGGCGACAACCCGATCCGGGGCGGCGCGGGCGACGACACCATCGTGGGCAGCACCGGATTCGACACGGCGGTCTACGACGGCTCGGTGCTCGACTTCGACATCTAA
- a CDS encoding fasciclin domain-containing protein, giving the protein MKTFATTALLALMTTPALAADVPTVGGAPMYPDKTIVENAVNSPIHTTLVAAVKQAGLVDTLNSEGPFTVFAPTDKAFGMVSEESLQELMMPEHKEQLGQILGCHVVAANAMSDAIMGMIADDGGMHPVPTVGGCTLQAKMSGKTIVLTDENGRDATVTLADVRQSNGVIHVIDRVLLPKQ; this is encoded by the coding sequence ATGAAAACCTTTGCAACCACAGCACTCCTCGCCCTCATGACCACGCCGGCCCTCGCCGCCGATGTGCCGACGGTCGGAGGCGCTCCGATGTACCCGGACAAGACCATCGTCGAAAACGCTGTCAATTCGCCGATCCACACCACGCTGGTGGCGGCGGTGAAGCAGGCGGGGCTGGTCGACACGCTGAACTCCGAAGGGCCCTTCACCGTGTTCGCACCGACCGACAAGGCGTTCGGCATGGTCTCGGAAGAGAGCCTGCAAGAACTGATGATGCCGGAGCACAAGGAACAGCTCGGACAGATCCTCGGCTGTCACGTGGTCGCCGCCAACGCCATGTCCGATGCCATCATGGGCATGATCGCGGACGACGGCGGCATGCACCCGGTGCCGACCGTGGGGGGCTGCACGCTCCAGGCGAAGATGAGCGGCAAGACGATCGTCCTGACCGACGAGAATGGCCGTGACGCCACCGTGACCCTTGCCGATGTCCGCCAGTCCAACGGCGTCATCCACGTGATCGACCGCGTGCTGCTGCCGAAGCAGTAA